A genomic segment from Janthinobacterium sp. 64 encodes:
- a CDS encoding LLM class flavin-dependent oxidoreductase has translation MAKTIRFNAFQMNTVGHQSPGLWTHARDRSHRYTDPAHWTELAQLLETGLFDAVFLADVLGVYDVYRGSLDAALEHGVQVPLNDPLALVPIMAQATTHLGFGVTCALTYEHPYTFARRISTLDHLTGGRIGWNIVTGYLDSAARNLGLQQQLGHDERYDLADEYLDVVYKLWEKSWDDDAVVNDKARGIYADPAKVHPINHAGRHYQVPGIHLCEPSPQRTPLLYQAGTSPRGTRFAARHAEATFVSGPSKTVVKRYADDLRAAVRQSGRDGDALLIYAQALVITGPTEAEARAKHADYLRHVNIEAALVLLSGWTGVDFSRYPLDATIDYIDSPAGRSALASFSQADPDRKWTVREAAEYIGLGGRGPVLVGDARQVADQLESWLDDTGIDGFNLAFAVAHDSMADVVSHIVPELQRRGRYRTQYEEGTLRHKVFGQGPRLPADHAGRQVSIAPGEGALAAA, from the coding sequence ATGGCAAAGACGATACGCTTCAACGCCTTCCAGATGAATACCGTCGGCCACCAGTCGCCGGGGCTGTGGACGCATGCGCGCGACCGCAGCCACCGCTATACCGACCCCGCGCACTGGACGGAGCTGGCGCAGCTGCTGGAAACGGGCCTGTTCGACGCGGTGTTCCTGGCCGACGTGCTGGGCGTGTATGACGTGTACCGGGGCAGCCTCGATGCGGCCCTGGAACACGGCGTGCAAGTGCCGCTGAACGACCCGCTGGCGCTCGTGCCCATCATGGCGCAGGCCACCACGCACCTGGGTTTCGGCGTCACCTGCGCCCTCACCTACGAGCACCCGTACACGTTCGCGCGCCGGATCTCCACGCTCGACCACCTGACGGGAGGGCGCATCGGCTGGAACATCGTCACCGGCTATCTGGACAGCGCGGCGCGCAACCTGGGTTTGCAGCAGCAACTGGGTCATGACGAGCGCTACGACCTGGCCGACGAATACCTCGACGTCGTCTACAAGCTGTGGGAAAAAAGCTGGGACGACGACGCCGTCGTCAACGACAAGGCGCGCGGCATCTACGCCGATCCGGCCAAGGTCCATCCGATCAACCATGCCGGGCGCCACTACCAGGTGCCCGGCATCCATTTGTGCGAGCCGTCGCCGCAGCGCACGCCCCTGCTGTACCAGGCGGGCACCTCGCCGCGCGGCACGCGCTTTGCGGCACGCCACGCGGAAGCGACCTTCGTCAGTGGCCCCAGCAAGACGGTGGTGAAACGCTATGCGGACGACTTGCGCGCCGCCGTGCGGCAAAGCGGGCGCGATGGCGATGCGCTGCTGATCTACGCGCAGGCGCTCGTCATCACGGGCCCCACGGAAGCGGAAGCGCGCGCCAAGCACGCTGATTATCTGCGCCACGTGAATATCGAGGCGGCGCTCGTGCTGCTGTCCGGTTGGACGGGCGTCGATTTCAGCCGCTACCCGCTCGATGCCACCATCGACTACATCGATTCCCCGGCCGGCCGCTCGGCGCTGGCTTCGTTCAGCCAGGCCGACCCGGACCGCAAGTGGACGGTGCGCGAGGCAGCCGAATACATCGGCCTGGGCGGACGCGGCCCGGTGCTGGTGGGCGATGCGCGCCAGGTGGCCGACCAGCTGGAAAGCTGGCTCGATGACACGGGTATCGACGGCTTCAATCTCGCCTTCGCCGTGGCCCACGACAGCATGGCCGACGTGGTAAGCCACATCGTGCCGGAACTGCAGCGGCGCGGTCGCTACCGCACCCAATACGAGGAAGGCACCCTGCGCCACAAGGTCTTCGGCCAGGGCCCGCGCCTGCCCGCCGATCACGCGGGCCGCCAGGTCAGCATCGCACCGGGCGAGGGGGCGCTGGCGGCGGCCTGA
- a CDS encoding MetQ/NlpA family ABC transporter substrate-binding protein, whose translation MSIARRSILLTALTLALTASFAHAKDPKDITIGTSAGPYADQIKLGIKPILEKQGYKVRLVEFNDYIQPNFALAEGSLDANVFQHIVYLKKFALEHKLALTDLITIPTAPIAIYSKKHKTLDDVKEGTTVGLPNDPTNQARALVLLDQLGWIKLRPSFDPVRASEKDIAVNTKKIKLLPLEAAQLPRSLGDTDYSFINGNYALASGLKLTEALVAEKISPNYINLVAIRTADKDKQFAKDLAAAYRSREFLAITNKHFAGYSKPDYQQALQTAAK comes from the coding sequence ATGAGCATCGCCCGCCGCAGCATCCTCCTCACCGCCCTGACCCTGGCCTTGACGGCCAGCTTCGCCCACGCCAAGGACCCGAAAGACATCACCATTGGCACCAGCGCCGGGCCGTACGCGGACCAGATCAAGCTGGGCATCAAGCCGATACTGGAAAAACAGGGCTACAAGGTCAGGCTGGTGGAATTCAACGACTACATCCAGCCGAACTTCGCGCTGGCCGAGGGTTCGCTCGACGCCAACGTCTTCCAGCACATCGTCTATTTAAAAAAATTCGCGCTGGAGCACAAGCTGGCGCTGACGGACCTGATCACGATACCCACGGCGCCGATCGCCATCTACAGCAAGAAGCACAAGACGCTGGACGACGTGAAGGAAGGCACGACGGTGGGCTTGCCGAACGATCCGACCAACCAGGCGCGCGCGCTGGTGCTGCTCGACCAGCTGGGATGGATCAAGCTGCGCCCCAGCTTCGACCCCGTGCGCGCGTCGGAAAAGGATATCGCCGTCAACACGAAGAAAATCAAGCTGCTGCCGCTGGAGGCGGCGCAGCTGCCACGCTCGCTGGGCGACACCGACTATTCCTTCATCAACGGCAATTACGCGCTGGCGTCGGGGCTGAAGCTGACGGAGGCGCTGGTGGCCGAGAAGATCTCGCCCAACTACATCAACCTGGTGGCCATCCGCACGGCCGACAAGGACAAGCAGTTCGCGAAAGACCTGGCGGCCGCCTACCGCTCGCGCGAATTCCTCGCCATCACAAATAAACACTTTGCCGGCTATTCGAAACCCGATTACCAGCAAGCGTTGCAGACAGCCGCGAAATAA
- a CDS encoding acyl-CoA dehydrogenase family protein: MSSALLHAAQPQPPVTEPLQDAIRIATSLAARLAETANARDQAGGHAAQEREWLRDSGLLTLSIPVEFGGQGASWPLVYQVIRILARADSALAHVFGFHHLQLAGLQLYGSAQQQRRLLTLTVDERLFWGNALNPLDKRVTASDSDDGYLLDGIKSFSSGSVGSDWLTVSAWHAPTQTALIAALPTRHDGITVQADWDAFGQRQTDSGNVHFHAVALPRDLVLQAPAQAATPQATVRSQIAQLIMANLYLGIAEGAFEAARQYTDVQAKAWFASGVAKATDDPLVQHRYGQLWLLLRPAQVLADAAAQELEKVFRKGALVTARERGLLAVAVAEAKCLAHQAGLEISSQMFELTGARSTSAQYGFDRYWRNVRVHTLHDPIDYKLRDLGRFALTGTVPEPTAYS; the protein is encoded by the coding sequence ATGTCTAGCGCTTTACTCCATGCCGCCCAGCCCCAGCCGCCCGTGACGGAACCCCTGCAAGACGCCATCCGCATCGCCACCTCGCTGGCCGCGCGCCTGGCCGAAACGGCCAATGCCCGCGACCAGGCCGGCGGCCATGCGGCGCAGGAACGCGAATGGCTGCGCGATTCAGGCTTGCTGACCTTGTCGATTCCCGTGGAATTCGGCGGCCAGGGCGCGTCGTGGCCCCTCGTCTACCAGGTGATCCGCATCCTGGCGCGGGCCGACAGCGCGCTGGCGCACGTCTTCGGTTTCCACCATTTGCAGCTGGCCGGTTTGCAGCTGTATGGCAGCGCGCAGCAGCAGCGCCGCCTGCTCACCCTGACCGTCGACGAGCGCCTGTTCTGGGGCAATGCCCTCAATCCCCTCGACAAAAGAGTCACGGCCAGCGACAGCGACGACGGCTATCTCCTTGACGGCATCAAGAGCTTTTCTTCCGGCTCCGTCGGTTCCGACTGGCTGACCGTCTCGGCCTGGCATGCGCCCACGCAGACGGCGCTGATCGCCGCCCTGCCCACGCGCCACGATGGCATCACCGTGCAGGCGGACTGGGATGCCTTCGGCCAGCGCCAGACGGACAGCGGCAATGTGCATTTCCACGCTGTCGCCCTGCCGCGCGACCTCGTGCTGCAGGCGCCCGCGCAGGCCGCCACGCCGCAAGCGACCGTGCGCTCGCAGATCGCGCAGCTGATCATGGCGAATTTGTATCTGGGTATCGCCGAAGGCGCGTTCGAGGCGGCGCGCCAGTACACGGACGTACAGGCGAAAGCCTGGTTTGCCTCGGGCGTGGCCAAGGCAACGGACGACCCATTGGTGCAGCACCGCTACGGCCAGCTGTGGCTCTTGCTGCGCCCCGCGCAAGTGCTGGCCGACGCTGCGGCGCAAGAACTGGAAAAGGTGTTTCGCAAGGGTGCGCTGGTGACGGCGCGCGAACGGGGCTTGCTGGCCGTGGCCGTGGCCGAAGCCAAATGCCTGGCGCACCAGGCGGGCCTGGAGATCAGCAGCCAGATGTTCGAACTGACGGGCGCCCGCTCCACCTCGGCCCAGTATGGCTTCGACCGCTACTGGCGCAACGTGCGCGTGCATACCCTGCACGACCCCATCGACTACAAGCTGCGCGACCTGGGACGCTTTGCCTTGACAGGCACAGTGCCCGAGCCGACGGCATATTCCTGA
- the ssuE gene encoding NADPH-dependent FMN reductase: MSILLLGGSPQLPSSSSRLLLHIGEQLALQGHSCARLHVRDLPARALLLADYDDAAIARAVRDVADADAIVIATPIYKASYTGLLKAFLDLLPQDGLAGKLVLPLATGGGHAHTLALDYALRPVLHALGAKQVFTSIYANAQQLDWHEERGLSLDAPIAARVQAGIEELATGLFVLQGRRPSAPADISVPVRTLQEQPYAPHYQAA, encoded by the coding sequence ATGAGCATCTTGTTATTGGGCGGTAGCCCGCAACTCCCATCGAGTTCCAGCCGCTTGCTGCTGCATATCGGCGAACAGCTGGCGCTGCAGGGCCACAGCTGCGCCAGACTGCATGTGCGCGACTTGCCGGCGCGTGCGCTGCTGCTGGCCGACTACGACGATGCGGCGATTGCCCGCGCCGTGCGCGACGTGGCCGACGCCGACGCCATCGTGATCGCCACGCCCATCTACAAGGCGTCGTATACAGGGCTGCTGAAAGCTTTCCTCGACCTGCTGCCGCAAGATGGCCTGGCCGGCAAGCTGGTGCTGCCGCTGGCCACGGGCGGCGGCCATGCGCATACCCTGGCGCTCGACTATGCGCTGCGTCCCGTGCTCCATGCGCTGGGCGCCAAGCAGGTGTTTACCAGCATCTACGCCAATGCACAGCAGCTGGACTGGCACGAAGAACGGGGCCTGAGCCTGGACGCGCCGATTGCCGCACGCGTGCAGGCCGGCATCGAGGAGCTTGCCACGGGCCTGTTCGTGCTGCAGGGCCGCCGTCCGAGCGCACCGGCCGATATTTCAGTACCCGTGCGTACGCTGCAAGAGCAGCCTTACGCTCCCCACTATCAAGCCGCCTGA
- a CDS encoding sulfonate ABC transporter substrate-binding protein encodes MTHRHAQRLSRRTTLGLLFAAAAGVMAAGMPAAALAQTKAEVRIGYQKYGTLTLLKGRGTLEKRLAEQGVGVKWTEFPAGPVLLEGLNVGSIDFGTVGEAPPIFAQAAGANLVYVGNEPASPASEAIVVPKGSGLRTLADLKGKKIALNKGSNVHYLLLKALEKAGVAYADIQPVFLPPADARAAFERGSVDAWAIWDPFLAAAEKQLGARVLADGKGLVANYQFYLASRTYAEKHPEILRIVLDEVAKVDDWGRNNPDEVATILAAQTGLSKDVVALAASRYAYGVKPVSVDVIASQQRVADAFSSLKLIPKPIIVKDALLPARQLATSAK; translated from the coding sequence ATGACACACCGCCACGCACAACGACTTTCGCGCCGTACCACTTTGGGCTTGCTGTTTGCCGCCGCTGCTGGCGTGATGGCGGCCGGCATGCCGGCTGCGGCGCTCGCGCAAACCAAGGCAGAGGTGCGTATTGGCTACCAGAAATACGGCACCCTGACCCTGCTGAAGGGGCGCGGCACGCTGGAAAAACGCCTGGCCGAACAGGGCGTGGGCGTGAAATGGACGGAATTCCCGGCCGGCCCCGTGCTGCTGGAAGGCTTGAACGTGGGCAGCATCGATTTCGGCACCGTGGGCGAGGCGCCGCCGATCTTCGCCCAGGCGGCCGGCGCCAACCTGGTCTACGTCGGCAATGAGCCGGCGTCGCCGGCCAGCGAAGCCATCGTCGTGCCCAAGGGTTCCGGCCTGCGCACCCTGGCCGACTTGAAGGGCAAGAAGATCGCCCTGAACAAGGGCTCGAACGTGCATTACCTGTTATTGAAAGCGCTGGAAAAGGCCGGCGTCGCCTACGCCGACATCCAGCCCGTGTTCCTGCCGCCGGCCGATGCGCGCGCCGCTTTCGAGCGGGGCAGCGTGGATGCCTGGGCCATCTGGGATCCGTTCCTGGCGGCCGCCGAAAAGCAGCTGGGCGCGCGCGTACTGGCCGATGGCAAGGGCCTGGTGGCGAACTACCAGTTTTACCTGGCTTCGCGCACGTATGCGGAAAAGCATCCCGAGATCCTGCGCATCGTGCTCGATGAAGTGGCGAAGGTCGATGACTGGGGCCGCAACAACCCGGACGAAGTGGCGACGATTCTCGCCGCACAGACAGGCTTGAGCAAGGATGTCGTGGCGCTGGCCGCCTCGCGCTATGCGTATGGCGTCAAACCCGTGTCCGTCGACGTCATCGCTTCGCAGCAAAGGGTGGCGGACGCCTTTTCCAGCCTGAAGCTGATACCCAAACCGATCATCGTCAAGGACGCGCTGCTGCCGGCGCGCCAGCTCGCTACCAGCGCAAAATAA
- the ssuD gene encoding FMNH2-dependent alkanesulfonate monooxygenase, which yields MSLNVFWFIPTHGDSRYLGTSQGARPVDADYLRQVAVAADTLGYDGVLLPTGRSCEDAWVVASSLISVTQKLKFLVAIRPGLSTPGLAVRMASTFDRLSNGRLLINVVTGGDQGELEADGLFADHAKRYEISDEFIKVWRATLAGEGGAAGYDFEGRHIQVKGAKTLYPPVQKPYPPLYFGGSSEPAHALAAEQMDVYLTWGEPPAAVAEKIADIRARAAKHGRTVRFGIRLHVIVRETNEAAWRAADELISHLDDDIIAKAQAAFGKMDSVGQQRMAALHGGRRDKLEVSPNLWAGVGLVRGGAGTALVGDGPTVVARMQEYADLGIDTFIFSGYPHLEEAYRFAELVFPLLGKGKAVGEQSLSGPFGEVMASNIVPAAPQKKAA from the coding sequence ATGTCATTGAATGTCTTCTGGTTCATCCCCACCCACGGCGACAGCCGTTACCTGGGCACGTCGCAGGGCGCGCGTCCCGTCGATGCCGATTATTTGCGCCAGGTGGCCGTGGCCGCCGACACGCTCGGCTACGACGGCGTGCTGCTGCCGACGGGCCGCTCCTGCGAAGATGCATGGGTGGTGGCCTCGTCGCTGATCAGCGTGACGCAAAAGCTCAAATTCCTCGTGGCCATCCGCCCCGGCCTGTCCACGCCCGGCCTGGCCGTGCGCATGGCGTCCACGTTTGACCGCCTGTCGAACGGGCGCTTGCTGATCAACGTCGTCACGGGTGGCGACCAGGGCGAGCTGGAAGCGGACGGCCTGTTTGCCGACCACGCCAAGCGCTATGAAATCTCCGATGAATTCATCAAGGTGTGGCGCGCCACCTTGGCGGGCGAGGGCGGCGCGGCCGGCTACGATTTCGAGGGCAGGCATATCCAGGTGAAGGGTGCGAAAACCCTGTATCCGCCCGTGCAGAAACCGTATCCACCGCTGTATTTCGGCGGTTCGTCGGAACCGGCGCATGCACTGGCGGCCGAGCAGATGGACGTGTACCTGACGTGGGGCGAGCCGCCCGCTGCCGTCGCCGAGAAAATCGCCGACATTCGCGCGCGCGCGGCAAAACACGGTCGCACGGTCCGGTTTGGCATCCGCTTGCACGTGATCGTGCGCGAAACGAACGAGGCGGCCTGGCGCGCGGCCGATGAACTGATCAGCCATCTGGACGACGACATCATCGCCAAGGCGCAGGCGGCCTTCGGCAAGATGGATTCCGTGGGCCAGCAGCGCATGGCGGCCCTGCATGGCGGGCGGCGCGACAAGCTCGAAGTGTCGCCCAACCTGTGGGCCGGCGTGGGCCTGGTGCGCGGCGGCGCGGGCACGGCCCTCGTGGGCGACGGGCCGACCGTCGTGGCGCGCATGCAGGAATACGCGGACCTGGGCATCGACACCTTCATTTTTTCGGGCTACCCGCACCTGGAAGAAGCGTACCGCTTTGCCGAACTGGTGTTCCCGCTGCTGGGCAAGGGCAAGGCCGTGGGTGAGCAGTCCTTGAGCGGCCCTTTCGGCGAAGTCATGGCCAGCAATATCGTGCCGGCCGCGCCACAGAAAAAGGCGGCCTGA
- the ssuC gene encoding aliphatic sulfonate ABC transporter permease SsuC yields MAAASIQRAGAAPWRDSLAPWALPVALLLAWQLAAQWGWLSSRILPEPWAVAKAFWHLAASGELWLHLKTSLWRATVGFAVGAGLGLLLGLLTGSFRHAETLLDTTLQMVRNIPALALIPLVILWFGIDETAKLFLLAVGVFFPVYLNTFHGIRSADQGLIEMAKSYGLSGWPLYRDVILPAAMPSILVGVRFSLGLVWVLLIVAETISAQAGIGYMTMNAREFLQTDVVLVGILLYALLGKLADLFSRRLERHCLRWNPAYR; encoded by the coding sequence ATGGCGGCCGCCTCCATACAACGGGCAGGCGCCGCGCCGTGGCGTGATTCGCTGGCGCCGTGGGCCTTGCCCGTGGCGCTGCTGCTGGCCTGGCAGCTGGCGGCGCAGTGGGGCTGGCTGTCGAGCCGCATCCTGCCCGAGCCGTGGGCCGTGGCGAAAGCCTTCTGGCACCTGGCCGCCTCGGGCGAATTGTGGCTGCACCTGAAAACGAGCTTGTGGCGCGCCACGGTGGGTTTTGCCGTCGGCGCGGGACTGGGCTTGCTGCTGGGCTTATTGACGGGCAGCTTCCGCCATGCGGAAACCCTGCTCGACACGACCCTGCAAATGGTGCGCAACATCCCGGCCCTCGCTTTGATTCCGCTGGTGATCCTGTGGTTCGGCATCGATGAAACGGCCAAGCTGTTTCTGCTGGCCGTCGGCGTCTTCTTTCCCGTCTACCTGAACACCTTCCACGGCATCCGTTCGGCTGACCAGGGCTTGATCGAAATGGCGAAAAGCTATGGTCTCTCGGGCTGGCCGCTGTACCGCGACGTGATCCTGCCCGCCGCCATGCCGTCCATTCTGGTCGGCGTGCGCTTTTCGCTGGGCCTCGTGTGGGTGCTGCTGATCGTCGCCGAAACCATTTCGGCGCAGGCCGGCATCGGCTACATGACCATGAATGCCCGCGAATTTCTGCAAACGGACGTGGTGCTGGTGGGGATTTTGCTGTACGCCTTGCTGGGCAAGCTGGCCGACCTGTTTTCGCGCCGGCTGGAGCGCCACTGCCTGCGCTGGAATCCCGCCTACCGATAG
- a CDS encoding ATP-binding cassette domain-containing protein gives MLLAPIQIETDFLSHFVQYDPASAPPQAKVAPQAPLARRGVPLELTQLSKAYGERPVLKNVDLQLEAGEFVAIVGRSGCGKSTLLRSIAGLESIDDGSIAIGSGVGAPDIRIMFQESRLLPWKTVLDNVALGLPRCVGAAAASLWTVGLAERADDWPSALSGGQKQRVALARALVHEPQLLLLDEPLGALDALTRIEMQQLIESLWLARGFTAVLVTHDVAEAVALADRVLLIEDGQITMDVQVDLPRPRQRGHAAFAALEQAILSRVLQPQGRTTAPAR, from the coding sequence ATGCTGCTCGCTCCCATCCAGATCGAAACGGATTTTTTGTCGCACTTCGTGCAGTACGACCCGGCCAGCGCGCCGCCGCAGGCGAAGGTCGCCCCGCAAGCTCCGTTGGCGCGCCGTGGCGTGCCTTTGGAACTGACGCAATTGAGCAAGGCCTATGGCGAACGCCCAGTGTTGAAAAACGTCGACCTGCAACTGGAAGCGGGAGAGTTCGTCGCCATCGTGGGGCGCAGCGGCTGCGGCAAGAGTACCTTGCTGCGCTCGATCGCGGGACTGGAAAGCATCGATGACGGCAGCATCGCCATCGGCAGCGGCGTGGGCGCGCCCGACATCCGCATCATGTTCCAGGAATCGCGTCTGCTGCCGTGGAAGACGGTGCTCGACAACGTGGCCTTGGGGCTACCCCGCTGCGTCGGCGCGGCGGCCGCCTCGCTGTGGACGGTGGGCCTGGCCGAGCGGGCCGACGACTGGCCGTCGGCCCTGTCGGGCGGGCAGAAGCAGCGCGTGGCGCTGGCGCGCGCCCTCGTGCACGAGCCGCAACTGCTGCTGCTCGACGAACCCCTGGGCGCGCTCGACGCCCTGACGCGCATCGAGATGCAGCAGCTGATCGAGTCGCTGTGGCTGGCGCGGGGCTTTACGGCCGTGCTGGTGACGCACGACGTGGCCGAAGCCGTGGCCCTGGCCGACCGCGTGCTGCTGATCGAGGATGGCCAGATCACCATGGACGTGCAGGTGGACTTGCCGCGCCCGCGCCAGCGCGGCCATGCGGCTTTCGCCGCGCTGGAGCAGGCTATCTTGTCGCGCGTGCTGCAGCCGCAGGGTCGGACAACTGCGCCAGCACGATGA
- a CDS encoding HAD-IA family hydrolase, which translates to MSALPSPSSSPLPSAAGRYRAFLFDMDGTVINSIAAAERIWSTWAQRQGLDVAAFLPTIHGARSVDTIAKLRLPGVDAQRESQGITDAEIIDVEGIIEIAGALRFLQSLPPAQWAIVTSAPRALATARLKAAGMPIPAIMVTAEDVKAGKPKPDCYLLAAEKLGVAPAECLVFEDASVGIEAGEAAGAKVIVVTATHAHPLATRHPAIANYEAIVASVDADGFIVLAQLSDPAAAARATR; encoded by the coding sequence ATGTCCGCACTGCCCTCGCCGTCTTCATCCCCGCTACCGTCGGCCGCCGGCCGCTACCGCGCTTTTCTGTTCGACATGGACGGCACCGTCATCAATTCCATCGCCGCCGCCGAACGCATCTGGAGCACGTGGGCGCAGCGTCAGGGCCTCGACGTGGCGGCGTTCCTGCCTACCATTCACGGCGCGCGCTCGGTCGACACCATCGCCAAGCTGCGCTTGCCCGGCGTCGACGCGCAGCGCGAATCGCAGGGCATCACGGATGCGGAAATCATCGATGTGGAAGGGATTATTGAAATCGCGGGCGCGCTGCGCTTTTTGCAATCGCTGCCGCCCGCGCAATGGGCCATCGTCACCTCGGCGCCGCGCGCGCTGGCCACGGCCCGCCTGAAGGCGGCCGGCATGCCGATCCCCGCCATCATGGTGACGGCGGAAGACGTCAAGGCCGGCAAACCAAAACCCGATTGCTACCTGCTGGCCGCGGAAAAACTGGGCGTGGCGCCAGCCGAGTGCCTGGTGTTCGAGGATGCGTCCGTCGGCATCGAGGCCGGTGAAGCGGCGGGCGCGAAGGTCATCGTCGTCACCGCCACGCATGCGCACCCGCTGGCCACGCGCCACCCTGCCATCGCCAATTATGAAGCCATCGTGGCAAGCGTCGATGCGGATGGGTTCATCGTGCTGGCGCAGTTGTCCGACCCTGCGGCTGCAGCACGCGCGACAAGATAG
- a CDS encoding META domain-containing protein: MLHRLTHHLKYLPLAAAIAMAGGCAATSDSAKPNASLTNTYWKLTQLDGAPVAMAPQQEREVRITLTDDGKVTGFTGCNRVMGGYTLAGTALRFTQLAGTRMACPPPLMQLESAVLANLNSVTGYQLDGEKLILLKDGAPVARFESVYL; encoded by the coding sequence ATGCTGCATCGCCTGACGCATCATCTTAAATACCTTCCCCTCGCCGCCGCCATCGCCATGGCCGGCGGCTGCGCCGCCACCAGCGACAGCGCCAAGCCGAACGCCAGCCTGACGAATACCTACTGGAAGCTCACGCAGCTCGATGGCGCTCCCGTGGCGATGGCGCCGCAGCAGGAGCGCGAAGTGCGCATTACCCTCACCGACGATGGCAAGGTCACCGGTTTCACTGGCTGCAACCGCGTCATGGGCGGCTATACGCTGGCCGGCACGGCCCTGCGCTTCACGCAACTGGCCGGCACGCGCATGGCTTGCCCGCCCCCTTTGATGCAGCTGGAAAGCGCCGTGCTGGCCAATTTGAACAGCGTGACGGGCTACCAGCTCGACGGCGAGAAGCTGATCCTGCTCAAGGATGGCGCGCCCGTGGCCAGGTTTGAATCAGTGTACCTGTGA
- the pdxR gene encoding MocR-like pyridoxine biosynthesis transcription factor PdxR, which produces MTPQFELDTLKMRLAAPELAALDLRVRVQRALRQLILDGVLAPGLRLPATRALAQSLGVSRDTVEMAYAQLRLDGYLRRQSGSGSFVSPTIGASLLGKPAVAPLSMPAQPVALSARGAQILASGGVLDQQSVKAFATGLPETRAFPLDVWERLRRQAAGEHRAGILLHGDPQGAEPLRQAIADYVNLERGARATADQVLVLSSTRQALYLCAQVLADAHGPILMEDPGYFGARKAFEMAQLRVVPVPVDADGLSIEHLRADRSGANTVYVTPSHQYPTGATLALDRRLALTAWAAERQGWIIEDDYDSQFHYAGLPTACVQGLDTQQRTIYLGTFAKSLYPGLRIGYMVLPPALVKPMTHARSILDGHTPQLDQLTLARFIADGHFAAHVRAMRKVYAVRRDAMAQAVQRHLPHVVTAQLPPGGLQMPCLLHEGRDELETIRLAAQAGIVLPGLSRLYATPTPPKRGGWLLGFAALTPHEIDSGIVRLARALG; this is translated from the coding sequence ATGACGCCGCAGTTCGAACTCGACACCCTGAAAATGCGCCTCGCGGCGCCCGAACTGGCGGCGCTCGACTTGCGCGTGCGGGTGCAGCGCGCGCTGCGCCAGCTGATACTCGACGGCGTGCTGGCGCCGGGCCTGCGCCTGCCTGCCACGCGCGCGCTGGCGCAGTCGCTGGGCGTGTCGCGCGACACGGTGGAAATGGCGTATGCGCAGCTGCGCCTCGATGGCTATCTGCGGCGGCAATCGGGATCGGGCAGTTTTGTCTCGCCGACGATAGGGGCTAGCTTGCTGGGCAAGCCGGCGGTAGCGCCATTGTCCATGCCGGCGCAGCCGGTGGCCCTGAGCGCGCGCGGCGCGCAGATACTCGCCAGTGGCGGCGTGCTTGATCAGCAAAGCGTCAAAGCTTTCGCCACGGGCTTGCCGGAAACGCGCGCCTTTCCGCTCGACGTGTGGGAGCGCTTGCGGCGCCAGGCGGCCGGCGAACACCGTGCCGGCATACTGCTGCACGGCGACCCGCAAGGGGCCGAGCCTTTGCGCCAGGCCATCGCCGATTATGTGAACCTGGAGCGGGGCGCACGGGCCACGGCGGATCAGGTGCTGGTCTTGAGCAGCACGCGCCAGGCGCTGTACCTGTGCGCGCAGGTGCTGGCCGATGCGCATGGCCCGATATTGATGGAAGACCCCGGCTATTTCGGCGCGCGCAAGGCGTTCGAGATGGCGCAGCTGCGCGTCGTGCCCGTGCCCGTCGATGCAGATGGCTTGTCCATCGAGCACCTGCGGGCGGACCGCAGTGGCGCCAACACGGTGTACGTCACGCCGTCGCATCAGTACCCGACGGGCGCCACGCTGGCGCTCGATCGCCGCCTGGCCCTGACCGCCTGGGCGGCCGAGCGCCAGGGCTGGATCATCGAGGATGATTACGACAGCCAGTTTCACTATGCGGGCTTGCCGACGGCGTGCGTGCAGGGGCTGGACACGCAGCAGCGCACGATTTACCTGGGCACCTTCGCCAAGTCGCTGTATCCGGGGCTGCGCATCGGCTACATGGTGCTGCCGCCCGCGCTGGTGAAACCGATGACGCATGCGCGCAGCATCCTCGATGGCCACACGCCGCAACTGGACCAGTTGACACTGGCCCGTTTCATCGCCGACGGCCATTTCGCGGCCCACGTGCGCGCCATGCGCAAGGTCTACGCCGTGCGCCGCGATGCGATGGCGCAGGCCGTGCAGCGGCACCTGCCGCACGTGGTCACGGCGCAGCTGCCGCCCGGCGGCTTGCAGATGCCCTGTCTGCTGCACGAGGGCAGGGACGAGCTGGAAACGATACGGCTGGCGGCGCAGGCGGGCATCGTGCTGCCGGGCCTGAGCCGGCTGTACGCGACGCCAACGCCACCAAAGCGTGGCGGCTGGCTGCTGGGCTTTGCGGCGCTCACGCCGCACGAGATCGACAGCGGCATCGTCCGCCTGGCCCGCGCGCTAGGCTGA